ATATTGGTAGTACTGGGTGGATATGTTTGATATCACCATAATGAGCATAATCAATAACTGCAGCGAGTTTAGGTTATCACCCATTAGCGTGACACCCAGAAACATTGCCAACATAGGGTTTAATGTTCCGCAAAAGCTCAGTTCACTTGTTGTGACGAGAGGAATTGAGTAGAAGTACACAGCATAGCTGATAGAGGTCACCCCGATGATTAGCCAGCCTAGAGCGAGCATCTGCCCAATACTGTCGAAGACAAATGGATTTGCGTATCCTTTTCCTGACAATTGAAAATTAAAATATGCTAAAGGCAGTAGGAATAACCCACCTAAAATTAGTTGCCACGTCACCAATTTCCACCAGTTGATTTTCTTCATCACTCGGTTAGAAATTATGCTGCCAAATATCAATACGACCATGGCTGAAATAAGGTAGATAACGGAATCGACTGAGATAGGGGATGCGCTGCTTTGGAATAGGTAGGCACAGCTGGTAATAAGGATTGCCGATGAGCCAAGTTGTACTCTAGAAGGTTTTACTTTGTATACCGTCAGCATAAAAAATAAGCCAACAACTGGCAAAGCCAGCATTGCAACACCAACGAGTGAACTTGGCAGTTTTAAGGCGCTTTTGAACAGTAGAGTAAAGAAGAGCGCAATGTTAATGAATGCAACTAACGCAATCGCAGGTAGCTCATGAATCTTTGGCAATGTTGGTTTTATCAACAGCAGTAAAATACCAGCAGGTAAGGCTCGCCAAGTCGCGAGTACAAACGGTGACCAATCTCGAAAGTAAGCTGAAATAGTCGCGTAACACGTACCCCAAAGGAGAGGTGCGAGCATTGCGTAAAATAATCTCATAACAGTATCTTATTTAGTATAAATTAGCGGCGACGTTACGTTGCATTGTTAAAGGGCTGAAATATAAGCCATTTATTTGTCTTTCATTGTGATAATCAATAGAAATATCATTAATTAAGCTATAACCCGTTTGCTGTGAAGCGATGTTTGTAGAGAATTGATTATCACAAATCCCAAGTGTGTTAACCGAGCGCCGGATAGTCCGTATAACCGTGTTCATTGCCACCAAACAGCGTTGAGCCATCTAGTTCGGCCAGCGGTTGTTGATGCTTTAAGCGCTCAACCAAATCTGGGTTAGAAACAAACGGGCGCCCAAACGCCACTAAGTCTGCATAGCCTTTTTCAAGTACTTCATCGGCACGTGCTTGGGTGTAACTGCCTGCGACAATAATCGTATTTGTGAAGAGCTTACGGAGTTCGACTCGGAAGCTCTCTGGAATAATCGGAGCGTCGTCCCAATCGGCTTCGGACAGGTGCAGGTAGGCTATGTCACGAGCTTGAAGTTGTTTCGATGCTTCGAGGATGGTCGGCACAATATCTGGACAGTTCATGTCTTTAAAAGTGATGAAAGGCGCAAGTCGCACTCCCACTTTGTCGGCACCAATAGCATCGCTTACCGCATTGACGACTTCCAATAAAAAACGGATACGGTTTTCGCGGCTACCACCGTAGTTATCGGTTCTGTGATTTGAGTTGGTGCGTAAGAACTGATCAATCAGGTAACCATTACCGCCATGGATTTCGACGCCGTTGAAGCCAGCTTCAATCGCCCGTTTAGCGGCATGGGCAAAATCACTCACAACACGGTCAATATCGGCTTGTGTCATGGCTCTTGGCTCTACGCAATCGACCATGCTGCCGTTACCTTGATCGTCGGCAATCCACACTTGAGTTTCTACCGGTTTTAGTGCCGATGGTGCGATAGGTTGTTGTCCTTTTTGGAAAGTTGGGTGCGATACTCGACCTACATGCCACAACTGACAAAACATGGCTGCACCTTGTTCTTTTGCCGCTTGAGTGACGGCTTTCCAGCCAGCTACTTGCTCATCAGTGTATACACCTGGCGTGAAAGAGTAGCCTTGAGAATCATCAGAAATTTGTGTTGCTTCAGAGATGATCAAGCCCGCAGTTGCACGTTGCTTGTAGTAGGTCGCCATCATTTGGTTTGGAATATTCCCCGGTTGGCTAGTGCGAGCTCGGGTCATTGGGGCCATTACAACGCGGTTTTGTAGAGCCAGTTTTTTTAAGCGTGCAGGTTCAAAAAGTTTGCTCATGATCGGTTCCTTAAATTTCGTTTCAAGGTCGCCAGTATATTCACTAGAAGAAATTTGATAATTGGGTAAAATTTGAATTGATTATTTAGATATACCGAATGATGTTGCGTGAGGGAATCGCATGGACAAATTTTCAGATATGACGCTGTTTGCCAGTATTGTTAAGAATCAAGGGTTGGCAGCGGCAGGCAGAGAGCTAGGTTTATCACCCGCAACGGTAACGGCGAGATTGCAGTCACTGGAAGAGCGTTATGGAGTGAAACTGCTCAATCGTAGTACAAGGCATCTTTCGTTAACCGATTCTGGCGCCATGTACCATCAAGCGTGTCTGGAAATTATCGACAGCGTCAAAGAGATGGAAAACTTGCTCCAAACTGGAAATAAAGAAGTACGCGGGACGCTAAAAATTTCCGCTCCTCGTGACATTGGTAAGCAATACATTTCTCCGATTGTGTCGGAGTTTAGCCAGCTTTATCCTGATGTAATTCCCTATCTGTATTTAAACGATAACTTATCAAACTTGGCAGAATCTGGTTTGGATATCGTTATCCGATATGGGGAACTAGCGGACAGCAACCTTATTTCTCGTAAACTGGCGTCCAGTCGTCGAGTACTTTGTGCGTCTCCTCAATACCTGATGAAGAATGGTACGCCGATCACGCCACAGGATTTAGCTCAGCACGATTGCCTAGCCATGGTTCGCAGCAATGAAGAACTAAAAACATGGCATTTTCAGGATGACGAGCAACACAATGTTATTACGGTCGTGCCAAAGCGTTTTTCTGATGATGGTGAAGTGATTCGTCAATGGGCGTTGGATGGGGCGGGTATCGCGTTGAAATCAATTCTAGATGTGCAAGAAGACATCAAACAGCGTCGCCTAGTGACGGTGTTGGATGGCTACATGAAGAATTTCAACGCATCGACTTCTTCAGCAGGCGCTGATTTGAATGCAATTTACCTTAGCCGCAAATATCAACCTAAGCGACTTCGTTTGTTTTTAGACTTTTTAATTGAGCACTTTGAGAAAAACGCAACTACACCGTCAGTTTTGCATACTGAGTGCCATGACGAATAAGGTGAATCGTGACAAGACAAGAACGACAGTGGCTCACAACGCGTAGTATACAAGGCGGGCTATTTGTCAAAAGGTACATGTCCTGATATTTCAATGGTAATAGGCTTTGGCGTGTAGTGTATGGATTATAGGTTTCTAATTAAGTTACTTCGGCTTAGTCTGTTGCGTCATATATAGATGATACACTTTCATTGTTTATGCCAGTGAAATATTATTTTTGGTTTTTATGAATTATGTGGTTGAGACTTAGTGTGTATCATAGAAAATTTGGATACCAAAACTAGCTAAAGCTTACCCTAATTAAGTTATTGATATTGCTTAGTAAGATGTCTTTCTGCTTATTTTTAAACGGCACCAAGCAGCTCCTGTATTTTAATACTAATAATGAATCTTTCTTAATTACCAGATAAATTTTGCTGCTTTTAAACCGCGCGACTATGGAAAAACGTATCATTAAAGGAAATCCATGAAATTTTCACACTTAGCCCGAACGGGTCTTGTCCTTTTAACTGCAAGTTACTCTTCTTTGCTTATTGCCCAACCCTATGATGGTTCGTCGTGGTATAGAGATATCGCGATTTCTCCTAACGGTGACCAAATTGCATTTACCTACGGTGGTCAAATCTGGGCCGCTAGTTCAAAAGGTGGTGATGCGATTCCACTAACAAGTGAGGCGGTATATAGCTCGAATCCAGTGTGGTCTCCTGATGGACAATCGTTGGCATACGAGTCTAATCAGTACGGTCCGGGTGATGTGTTTGTTTTGAATATGAACACTCAAAGATCTCAGCGCTTAACTTTCCATGCTAGTAAGGACACCCCATATTCCTTTAGCACGGATGGAAGCCAAGTATTGTTCCAATCTCGTCGGATTGGTAACGGTGATAGCGAACTAAATAACGGCTTTTTTGGTCGTTCATATCGACTCTACAAAGTTCCAGCAGCAGGCGGAAGAGAGCAAGTCGTGTTAGAGAACTCCGTGAGCAGTTATTCGATTTCTCATGATGGTCGTCAGGCTTTGTATACCGATTTACCTTCTTATACTGAACAACAATGGCGCAAAGGCGCTCAATCCGATGCAGCAAGGGATATCTGGAAATATAACGTCAAAACTCATAAACATACGCGACTAACTACGTTTAGAGGGGAAGATCGCGACGCTGTCTGGTCTGAGGATGATCAGTCATTATATTTCCTATCTGAACGTTCAGGTAGTTTCAACATCTGGAAGCAATCTTTGACAGGGCTTGAAGATGATGCGGTTGCTGTGACTCATCATCAAAAGTTGCCCGTGAGGTTTTTATCGATTAGTAAACAAGGTGATTTAGCTTATGGTTTTGACGGTGGGATTTGGCTGAAGAAGAAGGGCGATAAGGACGCGCACGAAGTTGACATCAAAATTCGTAAAGCACGAAGTGATACAAGTACGAGCAACGTTAATTTTGCCTATCAAATTACTGAACTTGCGGTATCACCAACAGCTCCTGAAGTCGCAGTAGTGGCACGAGGGGAGATTTTTGTAATTTCCACGTTGACTGGCGAGTCACGTCGATTGACCAATACCCCGCAAGCAGAAAGGAACATTTCGTTCTCTAGTGATGGAATGACATTGGTTTATGGCTCTGAGCGTGCGGGGAACTGGGATTTATTTGCAAGTCATATCGGTGATCAAGATAAGAGCTTTCTGACGGCAAGCCAGCTAACAGAGCAGCAACTCACGGATACACCTGTCGATGAGAGCCAACCTGTGTTGTCCCGTGACGACAAACGTATCGCATTTAGAGAGTCGAGAAATACGTTGAAAGTGATGACTCTTGAAGATGGTGCTACGACGACACTCCTGAATAGTCAATCTATGTACTCATATGACGATTCTGATTGGCGTTATCAGTGGTCACCAGATGGGCAGTATATTGTATCTCGTGATGGTAGTACGTTGAGTGCCAATAATATTGTTTTGCTTGATAGTAATGGCGAGAAAAAGCCGATTATATTGAGCAACAGCGGATTTATTCAGTTTGAACCAAAGTTCTCCGACGATGGTCAGGTGGTTTATTGGACTTCAGACAAAGACGGATTGACAGAGTTGGATGGCAGTATCGTTAATGGTGACGTATACGCGGTTGTTTTAAATAAACAAACGGAAGAGAATCTGAGCCTATCTCAAGACCAAGCTTGGTTAGCAGAGCAAGAAAAGCAAGCTTCTAAACCAGACTCAAAAACTTTGGTCGATGTCGCCGATATTCAAGACAGAATTCATCGTTTAACGCCATATTCTATGTCTGTCTTGGAGAGCTACCTTTCTCCTGATAACACTGAAATGGTTGTAGCCAATCAACGAGGTGATGATATCGAATTTGTGCATTTAAACCTCTTAACGGGTGAGCACGAAGTGATGTTCACGCGCTCTGCAGATGATATTCAAGCCATGATGGTCACACCTGATAGATCGTTCTTAATGCTTGTTGGTCATGGACAACTAGAGAAAATCGATCTGGCAAATGGCGCGAGTGATGGCGTTCATTTTAGCCTAGATGCTGAATATGATTTTGCGAAAGAAACGCAGTACATGTTTGACCATGTATGGCGATTGACCAAGACGAAATTCTACGACAAGAACTTACATGGTGTGGACTGGGATTGGTACAGAGATGCCTATGCCAAACACTTGAGCAGCATACATAACTATACCGACTTTGCACAACTGTTGAGTGAGTTTGCCGGAGAACTCAATGCATCTCATACAGGCTCTACGTATAGCGGACATCCTAGTAACTGGGCATCACCAGCATCCCTTGGCATTATTTATGATGATAAATATCAAGGCAAAGGCGTAAGAGTCCGCAGTGTATTACTCGATGGGCCAGCCGATTTAACGAGCAATCCGATTAAAGCTGGTAGCATTATATACTCCGTCAACGGGGTAGATATTCTACCCGGTCAGGATATTTATCCATTGCTTAATAACCTTGAAGGTAAGGTCACTCGATTATCTGTCCTTACGCCAGGAAACAAGAAAGCGATAGCCGTCACTGTGAAGCCAATCTCGTTGTCTGAGGAAGCGAAACTCTCGTATAAACGTTGGATAACGGAGCGTGAAGAGCTGACCAATAAGTTATCAAATGGGCGCATAGGTTATATTCATATCCCAGAAATGGGTAATGATTCATATCGTCAGCTTGTCAATAATTTGTTTGGTCGATACCGAGACAAAGAAGCGGTTGTCATTGACGTTCGATACAATGTCGGCGGAAACTTACATGATCAAATAATGAACGTATTATCTGGAGTAAGACATAGCTCCGCGGTATCGAGAGACGGCTATTCAGCAGGCTTATTTCCACTTCGTCGTTGGGCAAAACCAAGTATTATGTTAGCGAATGCCTCGAGTTACTCAGATGGTTCAGTGGTACCTTATTTCTATCAGAAAGAGGGAATTGGAAAGCTGGTGGGTGAACGTGTTCCTGGAACTGGAACCTACGTGCTTTGGGAAAATCAGCAAGAACCATTGTTAGACTTTGGCGTGCCTCAACTCGGTTTTAAAAATGAGCAGGGTGAATGGTTTGAGAACAATGAGGTGAAACCCGATGTCTTGGTTTACAACTCACCTGAAGATGCAGCCTTAAACAAAGATACTCAGTTAAGGGTTGCGATTGAGGAGCTGTTGACTGAGCTGAACTAAAAAGGCAAAAGCCTAATTAAACGCTCTCCCTTTTAAGGCCTTTGGACAAGAGTCCAAGGGCCTTATATCAACTCACATGTTTGAAGTTGTTAACTGTCTAGATAGTCTAACGACATCATGATGGTTTTTAATCTTAATCAAAATTGTTGTGGGTTAACCGCGCCCACTCTTCACTGCTTGGTCCTACCACGCACTCGCCATCAACGCGCATCTTTAACCTTAGTTTACAACGCTGGGTAACATCTCGGAATTCAATTGCCGGCAAGTGACGCACGGAATTCACGAGTGATATCCAATACATGTCGTTGTGTGTTTTGAGCGTATAGTAAACCCACTTCCCGCGCTTTTCTTGAAGTAACAATCCTGCCTTAAACAACATCTTAAGATTACGAGAAACGTTGTATTGCGTTTCACCCGTCACGTCCATTGCTTCCGCGACAGTGATTTTTTGATCAACATGGATCAGCAGCCAAAACAATTTTAGCCGATGAGGCTCAGCCAACGCCTTTAATGCATCAAGATATTGTGCGTCCATTTATCATCCTTTCTTTTTTCTCATGCTCACGAACATTATCACCATACCAATCAAAAATACTACGCCGGAGTGTGTTGCATGGAAGGCTAACTCCGCCTTACTCGCACCAGTAAACAATGCATACCAGAAGAAGGGGCAAAATAATCCGAGTAACGCAATGTTACGTCCGGCGCGGGTTTGGTCTGAGATATCTTCACCATTTATTAAGG
This window of the Vibrio panuliri genome carries:
- a CDS encoding DMT family transporter — encoded protein: MRLFYAMLAPLLWGTCYATISAYFRDWSPFVLATWRALPAGILLLLIKPTLPKIHELPAIALVAFINIALFFTLLFKSALKLPSSLVGVAMLALPVVGLFFMLTVYKVKPSRVQLGSSAILITSCAYLFQSSASPISVDSVIYLISAMVVLIFGSIISNRVMKKINWWKLVTWQLILGGLFLLPLAYFNFQLSGKGYANPFVFDSIGQMLALGWLIIGVTSISYAVYFYSIPLVTTSELSFCGTLNPMLAMFLGVTLMGDNLNSLQLLIMLIMVISNISTQYYQYRKAKTNQATALVTAESTSNL
- a CDS encoding alkene reductase: MSKLFEPARLKKLALQNRVVMAPMTRARTSQPGNIPNQMMATYYKQRATAGLIISEATQISDDSQGYSFTPGVYTDEQVAGWKAVTQAAKEQGAAMFCQLWHVGRVSHPTFQKGQQPIAPSALKPVETQVWIADDQGNGSMVDCVEPRAMTQADIDRVVSDFAHAAKRAIEAGFNGVEIHGGNGYLIDQFLRTNSNHRTDNYGGSRENRIRFLLEVVNAVSDAIGADKVGVRLAPFITFKDMNCPDIVPTILEASKQLQARDIAYLHLSEADWDDAPIIPESFRVELRKLFTNTIIVAGSYTQARADEVLEKGYADLVAFGRPFVSNPDLVERLKHQQPLAELDGSTLFGGNEHGYTDYPALG
- a CDS encoding LysR family transcriptional regulator, with the protein product MDKFSDMTLFASIVKNQGLAAAGRELGLSPATVTARLQSLEERYGVKLLNRSTRHLSLTDSGAMYHQACLEIIDSVKEMENLLQTGNKEVRGTLKISAPRDIGKQYISPIVSEFSQLYPDVIPYLYLNDNLSNLAESGLDIVIRYGELADSNLISRKLASSRRVLCASPQYLMKNGTPITPQDLAQHDCLAMVRSNEELKTWHFQDDEQHNVITVVPKRFSDDGEVIRQWALDGAGIALKSILDVQEDIKQRRLVTVLDGYMKNFNASTSSAGADLNAIYLSRKYQPKRLRLFLDFLIEHFEKNATTPSVLHTECHDE
- a CDS encoding S41 family peptidase, translated to MKFSHLARTGLVLLTASYSSLLIAQPYDGSSWYRDIAISPNGDQIAFTYGGQIWAASSKGGDAIPLTSEAVYSSNPVWSPDGQSLAYESNQYGPGDVFVLNMNTQRSQRLTFHASKDTPYSFSTDGSQVLFQSRRIGNGDSELNNGFFGRSYRLYKVPAAGGREQVVLENSVSSYSISHDGRQALYTDLPSYTEQQWRKGAQSDAARDIWKYNVKTHKHTRLTTFRGEDRDAVWSEDDQSLYFLSERSGSFNIWKQSLTGLEDDAVAVTHHQKLPVRFLSISKQGDLAYGFDGGIWLKKKGDKDAHEVDIKIRKARSDTSTSNVNFAYQITELAVSPTAPEVAVVARGEIFVISTLTGESRRLTNTPQAERNISFSSDGMTLVYGSERAGNWDLFASHIGDQDKSFLTASQLTEQQLTDTPVDESQPVLSRDDKRIAFRESRNTLKVMTLEDGATTTLLNSQSMYSYDDSDWRYQWSPDGQYIVSRDGSTLSANNIVLLDSNGEKKPIILSNSGFIQFEPKFSDDGQVVYWTSDKDGLTELDGSIVNGDVYAVVLNKQTEENLSLSQDQAWLAEQEKQASKPDSKTLVDVADIQDRIHRLTPYSMSVLESYLSPDNTEMVVANQRGDDIEFVHLNLLTGEHEVMFTRSADDIQAMMVTPDRSFLMLVGHGQLEKIDLANGASDGVHFSLDAEYDFAKETQYMFDHVWRLTKTKFYDKNLHGVDWDWYRDAYAKHLSSIHNYTDFAQLLSEFAGELNASHTGSTYSGHPSNWASPASLGIIYDDKYQGKGVRVRSVLLDGPADLTSNPIKAGSIIYSVNGVDILPGQDIYPLLNNLEGKVTRLSVLTPGNKKAIAVTVKPISLSEEAKLSYKRWITEREELTNKLSNGRIGYIHIPEMGNDSYRQLVNNLFGRYRDKEAVVIDVRYNVGGNLHDQIMNVLSGVRHSSAVSRDGYSAGLFPLRRWAKPSIMLANASSYSDGSVVPYFYQKEGIGKLVGERVPGTGTYVLWENQQEPLLDFGVPQLGFKNEQGEWFENNEVKPDVLVYNSPEDAALNKDTQLRVAIEELLTELN
- a CDS encoding ArsR/SmtB family transcription factor, with the protein product MDAQYLDALKALAEPHRLKLFWLLIHVDQKITVAEAMDVTGETQYNVSRNLKMLFKAGLLLQEKRGKWVYYTLKTHNDMYWISLVNSVRHLPAIEFRDVTQRCKLRLKMRVDGECVVGPSSEEWARLTHNNFD